The Dyella caseinilytica genome has a window encoding:
- a CDS encoding c-type cytochrome codes for MNRLILCLGSAAVLLGGIGAVKAQSSDNALYTRTSIKNANGEEIFQHICQGCHMHDAKGATGAGTYPALTGNPKLVSAPYMAAVILFGRHDMPSFATKPITQRSFFEDTKLSDEQIAEVINYVRTHFGNDYRDSITAAQVAALHPQDHPTPSSP; via the coding sequence ATGAATCGGCTGATCTTGTGCCTGGGTAGCGCCGCCGTGCTGCTCGGTGGCATTGGTGCAGTGAAGGCACAGTCTTCTGACAATGCGCTCTACACGCGCACCAGCATCAAGAACGCCAATGGCGAAGAGATCTTCCAGCATATTTGCCAAGGCTGCCACATGCACGATGCCAAAGGCGCAACGGGGGCAGGCACCTATCCGGCGCTCACTGGCAATCCCAAATTGGTATCGGCGCCCTACATGGCGGCTGTCATCCTGTTCGGCCGGCATGACATGCCTTCGTTTGCGACGAAGCCCATCACGCAACGCAGCTTCTTCGAAGACACCAAGCTGAGCGACGAGCAGATCGCCGAGGTGATCAACTACGTGCGCACGCATTTCGGCAACGATTATCGCGACAGCATCACGGCAGCCCAAGTCGCCGCCCTGCATCCCCAAGACCATCCAACACCATCCAGCCCATGA
- a CDS encoding flavin monoamine oxidase family protein, with product MTRRDLLRMIGLSAGGAAMYQAMSSLGFAAESPYKGSPKLQGAPRGASVLILGAGLAGMVAAYELRQAGYKVQLLEYNARPGGRNWTLRGGDTYTELGGETQHCQFDRGLYINPGPWRIPYHHRGLLDYCKKLNVPLEPFVQINYNAYLHGANAFGGKPQRYRTINADYRGHTAELLAKVAQQGKLDAQISKEDQAQLLDSLREWGALDKNYAYAQGPSVSNRRGYDKLPGGGLSAKPTDSQPLQLHDVLNSQLWRNLTEGEIFEFQTTLFQPVGGMGRIGEAFGHELQGLIHYNAKVTGIQQDEQGVTVSYVDARHPGSTQKAHGDWCICTIPLSILSQIPMNVSASMANAIGAVPYAATVKVGLQFKRRFWEEDEDIYGGITATDLPINNISYPSSDFNSKGKGVLLGGYIWGLNAYEFTAMTPEERIRKAVEYGSQIHPQYKTEFENGIAVAWHRAPFTMGCFASWSDELRAKHYGNLCQIDGRIALAGEHVSYLPAWQEGAVTSALDVVTRLHQRMVAGGAA from the coding sequence ATGACGCGCCGCGATCTGCTGCGCATGATCGGGCTGAGTGCCGGTGGCGCAGCGATGTACCAGGCGATGAGCAGTCTGGGATTTGCCGCAGAATCGCCCTATAAGGGCTCGCCGAAGCTGCAGGGCGCACCACGGGGCGCATCGGTACTGATACTCGGCGCCGGGCTGGCAGGCATGGTGGCCGCTTATGAGTTGCGCCAGGCTGGCTACAAAGTGCAGCTGCTGGAATACAACGCGCGTCCCGGCGGCCGTAACTGGACGCTGCGTGGCGGCGACACCTATACCGAACTGGGCGGCGAGACACAGCATTGCCAGTTCGATCGCGGGCTGTATATCAACCCGGGACCATGGCGCATCCCGTATCACCATCGCGGACTGCTCGATTACTGCAAGAAGCTCAACGTACCGCTCGAGCCGTTCGTGCAGATCAATTACAACGCCTACCTCCACGGCGCGAACGCCTTCGGTGGCAAGCCGCAGCGTTATCGTACGATCAATGCCGATTATCGCGGGCATACGGCCGAGCTGCTGGCGAAGGTGGCTCAGCAAGGCAAGCTGGATGCGCAGATCAGCAAAGAGGATCAGGCTCAGTTACTGGACTCGTTGCGCGAGTGGGGCGCGCTCGACAAGAACTACGCGTATGCCCAAGGCCCTTCCGTCAGCAATCGTCGCGGCTATGACAAGCTGCCTGGTGGCGGACTGTCCGCCAAGCCCACCGATTCACAGCCGCTGCAACTGCATGACGTGCTCAATTCACAGCTGTGGCGAAACCTGACGGAAGGTGAAATCTTCGAATTCCAGACCACACTGTTTCAGCCGGTCGGCGGCATGGGGCGTATCGGCGAAGCATTCGGCCACGAACTGCAAGGTCTGATTCACTACAACGCCAAAGTCACTGGCATCCAGCAGGATGAGCAGGGCGTCACGGTTTCCTATGTGGACGCGCGGCATCCCGGCTCAACGCAGAAAGCACATGGCGACTGGTGCATCTGCACCATTCCACTCTCCATTCTCAGTCAGATTCCCATGAACGTCAGCGCGTCCATGGCCAATGCCATTGGTGCGGTGCCCTATGCAGCCACGGTGAAGGTGGGCTTGCAGTTCAAGCGCCGCTTCTGGGAAGAAGATGAAGACATCTATGGTGGCATCACTGCCACCGACTTGCCGATCAACAACATCAGCTACCCCAGCAGCGACTTCAACAGCAAAGGCAAAGGCGTGCTGCTGGGCGGTTATATCTGGGGCCTCAATGCTTACGAATTCACGGCCATGACGCCGGAGGAACGGATTCGCAAGGCAGTGGAATACGGCAGTCAGATTCATCCGCAATACAAAACGGAGTTCGAAAACGGCATCGCTGTCGCGTGGCATCGCGCACCGTTCACCATGGGGTGTTTCGCCTCCTGGTCGGACGAACTGCGCGCAAAGCACTACGGCAATCTCTGCCAGATCGACGGGCGCATAGCACTAGCCGGCGAACATGTCTCGTATCTGCCGGCGTGGCAGGAAGGTGCCGTCACGTCAGCGTTGGATGTAGTCACACGGCTGCATCAACGCATGGTGGCCGGAGGTGCCGCATGA
- a CDS encoding SapC family protein: MAEVLFYERPVPLNRTAHKDLRIKGLTNLKFAHSVHSVPLTCTEFPVTARDIPILFAGPDMASAGPMALLGLRQSENLFLDNEGQWAQGIYIPAFVRRYPFVLAEKPAGTEGDDFTVFLDEAYEGFNDNDGERLFKEDGSETDVLKNAVNFLGEFQQHVARTRQFMEDLKKYDLLEPRNIRLERNGNVLNLNGLFVINEEKLRKIDAETAHRFLTDGTMGWIYAHLLSLQNIDRVSQRLAQREETEAANQTKN, from the coding sequence GTGGCTGAAGTACTTTTCTACGAGCGTCCTGTGCCGCTCAATCGCACCGCACACAAGGATCTGCGCATCAAGGGGCTCACCAACCTCAAGTTTGCGCACAGCGTGCATTCCGTGCCGCTGACCTGCACCGAGTTCCCTGTCACCGCCCGCGACATCCCGATCCTGTTCGCCGGTCCCGACATGGCTAGCGCCGGTCCCATGGCACTGCTGGGTCTGCGCCAGAGCGAAAACCTGTTCCTGGATAACGAAGGCCAGTGGGCGCAGGGCATCTACATCCCGGCTTTCGTTCGCCGCTATCCGTTCGTGCTGGCCGAAAAGCCGGCGGGCACGGAAGGCGACGATTTCACCGTATTCCTCGATGAAGCCTACGAAGGCTTCAACGACAACGACGGCGAGCGTCTGTTCAAGGAAGACGGTTCCGAAACCGACGTGCTGAAGAACGCCGTAAACTTCCTTGGCGAATTCCAGCAGCACGTGGCGCGCACTCGTCAGTTCATGGAAGACCTGAAGAAGTATGACCTGCTCGAACCGCGCAACATTCGCCTGGAACGCAACGGCAACGTGCTCAACCTCAATGGTCTGTTCGTGATCAACGAGGAAAAGCTGCGCAAGATCGACGCCGAAACCGCGCATCGCTTCCTCACCGACGGCACCATGGGTTGGATCTACGCACACTTGCTGTCGCTGCAGAACATCGACCGCGTGAGCCAGCGTTTGGCCCAGCGTGAAGAAACCGAAGCGGCGAATCAGACCAAGAACTGA
- a CDS encoding RidA family protein, translated as MHKVIHAAALAALLLSVASSAQDVERYRMPNSNFPISAAVEVPSGKSTIYLSGNVPPVADPKAAKDSVSAYGNTETQTVGVLTNIQKQLQSMHLDMGDIVKMNVFLVGDPDHDGHMDFAGFMAGYTKLFGTKEQPKLPARSAVQVAALANPGFRVEIEVIAVRP; from the coding sequence ATGCACAAGGTCATTCATGCTGCCGCACTCGCTGCGCTGCTGCTATCGGTCGCAAGCTCTGCGCAGGACGTGGAGCGCTATCGCATGCCCAACAGCAATTTCCCGATATCCGCCGCGGTAGAAGTGCCTTCCGGAAAATCCACCATCTACCTAAGCGGCAATGTACCGCCTGTGGCCGACCCCAAGGCAGCGAAAGATTCCGTATCAGCCTATGGCAATACCGAAACACAAACCGTCGGCGTACTCACCAACATCCAGAAGCAGTTGCAATCCATGCATCTGGATATGGGCGATATCGTGAAGATGAATGTGTTCCTGGTTGGCGATCCTGATCACGACGGACACATGGACTTCGCCGGTTTCATGGCCGGCTATACAAAGTTATTCGGTACGAAGGAACAACCCAAGTTGCCAGCGCGTTCGGCGGTGCAGGTGGCGGCGTTGGCGAATCCAGGGTTTCGAGTGGAAATCGAGGTTATTGCCGTGCGGCCTTGA